In one Elephas maximus indicus isolate mEleMax1 chromosome 9, mEleMax1 primary haplotype, whole genome shotgun sequence genomic region, the following are encoded:
- the LOC126082871 gene encoding olfactory receptor 1G1-like produces the protein MKPENHTSVSEFLLLGLSEQQKQQPFLFGIFLGMYLVTVVGNLLIIPAISSDPHLHTPMYFFLANFSFTDLCLSSTTVPRMLVSIQAHKNTIPYAGCLSQVYFFLWFIGLDVFLLAVMAYDRLVAICHPLHYTLVMSPRRCILLVAMSLILAHLYSLTHTILLTQLSFCAGNVIPHFFCELLPLLKLSCSNTYANQCVLMYWGGALTILIPLLIITSYIRIVAAIVRVPSASGKWKAFSTCGSHLSAVCLFYMSAIGVYFIPSIADSAGKDRIAVVMYAVVTPMLNPFIYSLRNQDMKGALERLLSRRVLQSP, from the coding sequence ATGAAACCAGAAAACCATACCAGTGTCTCTGAATTCCTCCTCCTGGGCCTCTCTGAGCAGCAGAAGCAGCAGCCTTTCCTCTTTGGTATCTTTCTGGGCATGTACCTGGTCACTGTGGTGGGAAACTTACTCATCATCCCGGCCATCAGCTCAGATCcacacctccacacccccatgtacttcttcctggccAACTTCTCCTTCACTGACCTGTGTTTGTCATCTACCACTGTTCCCAGGATGCTGGTGAGCATCCAGGCTCACAAGAACACTATCCCCTATGCTGGATGCCTGTCTCAGGTCTACTTCTTCCTGTGGTTCATTGGTCTAGATGTTTTCCTCCTGGCGGTGATGGCTTATGACCGGCTTGTGGCTATCTGCCACCCTCTTCACTACACCTTGGTCATGAGTCCCAGGCGCTGCATCCTGCTGGTGGCTATGTCTCTAATACTTGCTCATTTATACTCTCTAACTCACACAATTCTCCTGACTCAGTTATCCTTCTGTGCTGGCAACGTCATTCCGCACTTCTTTTGTGAACTTCTCCCCCTGTTGAAGCTCTCTTGTTCCAATACTTATGCTAACCAATGTGTGCTGATGTACTGGGGAGGGGCATTAACCATCTTGATCCCCCTGCTAATCATCACTTCTTACATCCGTATCGTGGCTGCCATTGTGAGGGTCCCATCGGCAAGTGGGAAGTggaaggccttctccacctgtggctcCCACCTCTCAGCAGTTTGCTTGTTCTATATGTCTGCTATTGGAGTGTACTTCATTCCCTCCATCGCTGACTCAGCTGGCAAGGACAGGATTGCAGTAGTGATGTATGCTGTGGTGACACCCATGCTGAACCCATTCatctacagcctcagaaaccaaGACATGAAGGGTGCCTTGGAGAGACTCTTGAGCAGGAGGGTACTACAATCTCCATGA
- the LOC126082469 gene encoding olfactory receptor 24-like — protein sequence MDRSNQSSVSEFLLLGLSEKPDQQPLLFGIFLAMYLVTVVGNMLIILAIRFDLHLHTPMYFFLSNLSFADACFSTTTVPKMLVNIQTHSQTIPYGECLAQMHFFMTFGALDDFLLGVMAYDRFVAICRPLHYPTVMSPLVCVLLLAACWIFTNLAALLHTLLMARLSFCASNTIHHFFCDVLPLLQLSCSETSTNQIALFLVCSMILTGPLSLIILSYARIITTILRVPSASGRQKAFSTCGSHLTVVFLFYGTAIGVYLYPPSSHLGEKEKVAAVFYTVVTPMLNPFVYSLRNSDMKTAMRGLFGINTLSSQGL from the coding sequence ATGGACAGAAGCAACCAGTCTAGTGTCTCTGAATTCCTCCTCTTGGGGCTCTCTGAGAAGCCAGACCAGCAGCCTCTCCTATTTGGCATCTTTCTGGCCATGTACCTGGTCACTGTTGTGGGCAACATGCTCATCATCCTGGCCATCAGATTTGATCtgcacctccacacccccatgtacttcttcctgtcCAACCTCTCTTTTGCTGATGCCTGCTTTTCCACCACCACGGTCCCcaagatgctggtgaacatcCAGACACATAGTCAGACCATACCCTATGGGGAGTGCTTAGCCCAGATGCATTTTTTCATGACATTTGGGGCTCTGGATGACTTCCTTTTAggggtgatggcctatgaccgctttgTGGCCATCTGCAGGCCTCTTCACTACCCTACAGTCATGAGTCCTCTTGTGTGTGTGCTCCTTCTTGCAGCATGCTGGATTTTCACTAACCTTGCTGCCCTCTTACACACTCTGCTCATGGCTAGGCTATCTTTTTGTGCAAGCAACACCATCCATCACTTCTTCTGTGATGTACTCCCTCTGCTACAGCTCTCCTGCTCAGAAACCAGCACCAACCAGATAGCCCTGTTCCTTGTGTGCTCCATGATACTCACTGGTCCTCTTTCACTGATCATCCTGTCATATGCACGTATCATCACCACCATCCTCAGGGTCCCATCTGCCTCTGGCAGACAAAAGGCCTTCTCCACTTGTGGGTCTCACCTAactgttgtctttttgttttatggcacAGCAATTGGTGTCTATTTGTACCCCCCTTCCTCACACttaggggagaaagaaaaggttgCAGCTGTATTTTACACAGTGGTGACCCCCATGTTGAACCCCTTCGTTTATAGCCTCAGAAACAGTGACATGAAAACTGCAATGAGAGGGCTTTTTGGAATTAACACACTCTCTTCTCAGGGACTTTAA